The Scylla paramamosain isolate STU-SP2022 chromosome 47, ASM3559412v1, whole genome shotgun sequence DNA window TAATAACTGTTTACACTAAGCGAATCGAGTAAATTCAAACCATGCAGATTCATGGCGATTCAATGACCCGCCCGGGCGCAGTTTTACATCAGTCACGGCGATTCCACCAAGGAGTGAGCGTCATGTAAATCATGTTCACACCAGGGAGCCGTCTGACATATGATCCTTGTGATCCTGTGCACCGAGAGGGGGATGTAGTCAACTCGACAAGCATTTTAAGATTGTTCTGTgttcatttaaaaaataaataaataagaaaaatctcTGGATTGTTTATCAAATCTgggatttgttttgttttgattaatttattgcgCCTCAATGGCATCATTCCAATACAGAAAGTAAGTGTTTAACAATATTCTAATAGTCAGAAACCTAATATACAACAGTCAGCAGTActtggaagaatgaaagaacatAAGCAGAGAAAAAATGAGTCGCGTAGGGACTTTACGGACCATTAACAGATTAGGGACCATTAACAGCCACCAAGACGAGGGAACCGGACGAGGGCTTCACCTATATGCCGTGGTTCAGATGCTGACACACCTGTGCCACCGTCAGTCCTGGCAGTGCAGGTAGTAATGGTTCAGTGTGTTGTTTGGGGAGTGACACAGAGGGCAAGAGAAATGAGGCACGTCTTCCACCCCGGCGACTTAAGTGATCACACTTGTTTGCAGTCCAAACGTAGCCTGGCAGCCACCACATTGTCTCCTGACCCGCAGACCAGCCGACGGTACTTTTGACGGTGGTGGCGGAACGTGTTGTGGTGCTGTATAGAGATACTGTTAGGCCTCTGGTGGTCCCGTATCAAATTAAGGAATGGGGAAAGGGAAGTCAGCAACCACCGAATCCAGGGAAACGTGCAAGGATGACGTCCATGTTGTCAACCATCAAGAGGTGGCGGCACACATCAATAAGCGGGAGTCTGGAAGACGTCGGCCCGCCCAGCCTCCAGGTGGAGCATTAGTATCAGGGGAGTAGACCGCACATTAGTCTGTATGGAGCCGTCGGTGTAGATGGATCGAGGCACGGGAAGGGAGGACAGCACCTTAGCTACAGTCTCCATTGCCAGTTGCCGTTGCAGTGTGGGGTGAGCTGCAGTCGAAGTTGGAGTGTAATGCAACTCAGGGACGGGCAGCATCCACGGTGGAGGACCaggaacctcctcctcctcggggaTGACGATGTCCGTGTCACGAAGAGCCGAGCTGACAGTCCTGATGAAGAGGCGACCACTAGGCTGTAGCGGAGGGATGCGAGAGGGCCGAGGCAAAGCACGTCTCACAACCTGCGAGTAGTGAGGCGCCAGCTGCGGAGAATAGAGTCATTTAGCAGTGAAGCGTGTGACAATGTAGTTGTGACAATGTGACAATGTTCTGtcgtagagaggagagagatgaagttcCGCTTGTATGTTGGCAACTCTAGTCGATAATGGGCAACCAAGAATGACTCACATGGCCTTATTTTGAAAAACCTCGAGAGGCTGTAAGCAAGATTTGGGAAGCTGAATAAGAGCAGGGGAAAGATAATCGACAACTGAACGAATAAAAGACACGCAGGTGGTTCTTGCAGCTGGAATAGTGATGCCAGTAGCACTGTTCGTCAGCCACTGTAGAGGCGTGAGGCGCTTCTGCAGACGAGTCACGAAATCCTGGACTAAAGGAATGGTACGCTGGCCCGGAGGAGCGAGAGGAATGTGAGCTGGAACCCCGAGGTAAAGGTACTGCCGACATAGAGGGACGATACAGGCACCAATGGAGAACTGGGGAAGCAACGCAGGGCTGATGGTAGTAAacagtctgttttttttttcaggagagaCAATTAGTCCACAAGCAACAGCAGTGGTAttaaagaaatcaaaataaGCATGGAGAgcaacaggagaggaagaatgaatacGTACATTGTCAGCATAACAGATGATCGTTATACCAGGCATatcaggcaagagagagagtaaacggtGCAGACAAACATTGAAAAGGAATGGACTGAGCACCCCACCTTGTGGAATCCCTAGATTGAAACCTTGAGAAGAGTTGTTGGCACCATGAAAGAAAACCAGGGAGGATCTGTTGCCGAGATATCCCTGTATCCACTTCAGAAGGTGCCCCTTGATTCCAAAATCCACCAGTTGATCGAGGATGATGTCTCTGTTGGCCACGTCAAATGCACTCTTGAGGTTAATGAAGGCCACCACGCTGCTGGAGGAGAGGCGGGAGTAGAGCTCCGCGAGGCAATGGTGGGTGCCCCGGCGTGGCAGGAAGCCAAAAAGACGAGGCGAGGGTTCAGATTCCAGCCGATAAAGCAGACGAGAAAGTAGAATGCGTAGAATAGAATCCATGACCTTGCTGAAGCAAGAGGTGAGAGAAACCGGCCTAAACTTGCCCGTTACAGGCTTGGGGATAGGGACAATGGTGCTGCAGGTTCAGGCAGAAGGCACACATCTCTGGAAAAAACATAGATTATAAAGGCGAAGTAGAGTTTTACCAGGTACACGATGAAGTAGCCGAAGAACTGAGTACGTGATCCTGTCGTCTCCTGGTGCTGTTGCCTTAACCTGAGCCAATGCACGTAGCAGCTCCTCCTCGGTGATCGGTATAGCGTCCTCATCGTCCCCCTCCAACAATGCTGCCGTTAAGCGGAGAGTACGTTGATCCtctaggggagagagggagtccTGAACATGTGCGGGGAGATTAGTCACACAAGACTGTGCAGCCCAGCCATCAAGAAGTTCCGGGTCATGATGAAGAGCGCTGGCAGGTTTCCTTCGAACCACCCTATTAATCAGATGCCACATGACCCCAACACTTGTCTCCCGATTAATGCTGGCCGTAAATTTCTGCCACGATTCCGTTCTCACATTTCTTACAGTGCTACCAACTTGTCCCTCTCAGCCTGGTAAGATTGTAGGTTACAAGGGGCTGGATCCTCTTGAAACAGGCACGCAGCCTCCAATACCGTCCTCTCAGCCAGAAGAATGCGATCGTCCATGGTCCAAGAGTACGGCGGACGGGAACGACGGAGATGTGTCCTGGTGACATAACGGGTAAAAAAATCATGAGTGATGGTGACCAAAGAGGAGTAAAGGGTATCAGGCGAAGAGAGATCAAATCTAGGGAGACAGATGGAGATGTAGGCGATATAATTGGGACAATACTTGGGCGGTACAGAGATACGTAGTCGACGGTGGACTGGAGTTAACTGAGCAGGAGCAGAATACTGGAAGCTAAGAGCAATTGACGTGAGTGGCCACAAGACCCGACGTGATGGCATGATCGAGAGTCCTGCCGCGGGAATGAGAAGCTTCATCAGTAGCCAAGGCCTCGAACCGCTGAATGAGTGTCGAGAGCTTCTCAATGACGGTGTGATGTGCCTCCGTTAACGTCGCCACCGACACCTCCACAACAGCTTGCGAAGCAGTAACTTTGTTGACTCAAGGGACTCGAGGGAGGTAGAGCAGGCTTTCAAATTTTCCACACAAGTCTGAAGGACTAAGATTCGtggtggcagaggaggagaggctgagTCCGAAAGGGTAGGGAGCgtcttgggtggtggtggtggtggtgttgatggtggtggtggagatgctGTCCTCGACTGAATTGAAGCGGCAGAACGACGTCTGGAGCAGCCGTTCCACGCATTAACCCCTCGTTCGTGATAACGAGGGCACTGCTAGTTGGCCGTGACGGCCGGAGGCAATGGTGGTGAAGGGGTGGCAGCATCCTCCGTCGACGATCGGGCTGGGCCTCGATGGCGGCAGGAAAGAGAGTCGTGAGGGCCAGAGCACCAGGCACACTTCTCTGCAGCCGAGCAATATCTGGAGATGTGCCCTACATTCCAGCACCGAAAGCACATTGGATTGTCACTTGACATAGGCTGAACTACACATGGCGGCAGACACGGTAAAAAGCTGAAGGACACGGACGACGGGGGAGGCTCCTGGAAACTCCAGGTAACCACAATCCTGTTGAGTGGCTGACCGTTTTGATGGAAGCGGCGGGCACTGTAGACACCCGGCAACTCCTTGCTGAGTGACGAGTCGATCCCAACACGGTAACGGGTAATGAGGTAGCTGGGGAATTTCCAAGGCCGCATAGGAGAATCTTCCACCTGAAGTTTCAACGCCAAAAACTCCCCAGCCACAACACTCTGCACAATATCCTGACGCTTCCGCGCGATGTAGACAAAGCGAGAGGTCACTGCTGACATTTTAACCTTAGCCAGAACGGTCCAGGCAAAAATGGCGACTAACCATGGTTAGCCAATGAACTTTTATGTCCACACCTGGATTGTCAAGAAAGACTAACTTGACGTAATCTGTTCTGGGTGCAAAAACAGGCAGGCGAGAGTGCGCAGGGTGAGTAGGCGGAAACAGGAGTCGAGCAGATGGATGGAGTGAAGACGTACCG harbors:
- the LOC135094967 gene encoding uncharacterized protein LOC135094967 → MVLPRLTTSRLCYRPLAPHYSQVVRRALPRPSRIPPLQPSGRLFIRTVSSALRDTDIVIPEEEEVPGPPPWMLPVPELHYTPTSTAAHPTLQRQLAMETVAKVLSSLPVPRSIYTDGSIQTNVRSTPLILMLHLEAGRADVFQTPAY